TTAATTGTTGGTGCGCGTTCGCTAAAGAATGTGTTCGTGCGCCTCCTCACTTTATGGATTTTCTCTTCGTGTTTGCTGCGGAGAGCAGGAGTTTTCTATGAGCGATTCGCTGCAGCAGGAACTGAAAAAATTTGAACTGCCGACCCGGACGGATTTCCCGTGGGTGGGCAAAGCGATAACAACAATGGGTGTGATTCTCTCTTTATTGCACATTTGGTTTAACACGCTATCCACCTTACCAGAGCTTTGGGTTTCAGCGACTCACTTCGCGGGTTTTGCGATCATCTGTGCGCTTTGGTATCCGGCTCATATCTCGCTTAAAAAGAGCAAAGTAGCTTTAGCGGTCGATATCGGAATCGCTTTAGCGGCTCTGGCTTGCCTTATTTATATTCCCTTTGCCGAAGATGCGCTTTATGAGCGAGGCGTGAAGTTTATCGCCAGTGATTGGTTCTTCTCTATCTTGGCGATTGCAATTGTTATTGAGCTGATTCGCCGTACTATGGGCTGGTTTATTCCGGTGCTTATCTTGGTGTGTTTGAGCTATGTGGTGCTTTGGGGGCAATGGACCAGCGGCATCTTCCACTTCCCGGGGTTGAGCCTTGAGACTCTACTTTATCGAAGCTTTTATTCTTCGGAAGGGATGTTCGGCTCTATCTCAAGAATCAGTTGGACCTTCGTGTTCATGTTCATCCTATTTGGCGCATTCTTAGTACGCTCTGGTGTCGGTGATTACATCATTGATGTGTCTCGCGCGGCGGCGGGTAAAGTGATTGGTGGCCCCGGTTTCATTGCGGTGATTGGCTCTGGCTTGATGGGCTCGGTGTCGGGCTCTAGCGTGGCAAATACGGTATCCACTGGCGTAATCAGCATTCCCCTGATGCAAAAAGCAGGCTTCCCTTCGCGTTTTGCAGCAGGTGTTGAAGCCGCTGCATCGACGGGCGGGCAGTTGATGCCACCAGTGATGGGCGCTGGTGCGTTTATCATGGCGTCTTACACGCAAATCCCTTATGTCGATATCATTGCGGTTTCCTTCTTACCTGCGCTTATCTACTTTTTGTCTGTGGCTTTTTTCGTGCGTATTGAAGCGAAGCGTAGTGGGGTACAGAAGGTGGTTTCAGGGTGTGAACCGTTGTTGAAGGTGCTACTTTCAGGATGGCACAACCTGATCCCACTAGCGGTGTTGGTAACCTTAT
This genomic window from Vibrio toranzoniae contains:
- a CDS encoding TRAP transporter permease, with product MSDSLQQELKKFELPTRTDFPWVGKAITTMGVILSLLHIWFNTLSTLPELWVSATHFAGFAIICALWYPAHISLKKSKVALAVDIGIALAALACLIYIPFAEDALYERGVKFIASDWFFSILAIAIVIELIRRTMGWFIPVLILVCLSYVVLWGQWTSGIFHFPGLSLETLLYRSFYSSEGMFGSISRISWTFVFMFILFGAFLVRSGVGDYIIDVSRAAAGKVIGGPGFIAVIGSGLMGSVSGSSVANTVSTGVISIPLMQKAGFPSRFAAGVEAAASTGGQLMPPVMGAGAFIMASYTQIPYVDIIAVSFLPALIYFLSVAFFVRIEAKRSGVQKVVSGCEPLLKVLLSGWHNLIPLAVLVTLLVKGFTPTYAAGISILSVVVASWFSKNHKMGPKAIIEALSQGAKNMATTAVLLVGIGLVINVISTTGIGNTFSLMINSWANGDLLVMIALIALASLILGMGLPVTAAYIVLGTLSAPALYKLIAESQLLDLLVSGQLPEQAKAIFMLAAPDKLDLLNAPMALETAKEMIALVPADFVETLLEQSLGLEAISLALLSAHLIIFWLSQDSNVTPPVCLTAFAAATIAKTPPMRTGLMAWKIAKGLYLVPLLIAYTNLVSWDIVSVLVTGGFAIVGTYAFIAAIEGYLESEINVMTRVVLVVLGVALVWPDVSVVIRLVCVALFVGIFIHSGRKYDANKVKRESKSEEETEPQIESRTVASSL